A single Salvelinus namaycush isolate Seneca unplaced genomic scaffold, SaNama_1.0 Scaffold1919, whole genome shotgun sequence DNA region contains:
- the LOC120037844 gene encoding COUP transcription factor 2-like isoform X1, translating into MAMVTWRNGEDDVARDSKGGISSPVSQVGPLSLSTDLTGHLNPISSLDIPSTHQTHQSAHSSNTSHSITSQTWTNSVDKQQPQQIECVVCGDKSSGKHYGQLTCEGCKSFFKRSVRRNLCYTCRASRNCPIDQHHRNQCQYCRLKKCVKVGMRREGNQASHLPLAVQRGRMLPTQPYHGQFSITNGDPLQCHSYLSGYISLLMRAEPYPTSRYSTQCMQSNNLVGIENICELAARMLFSAVEWARNIPFFPDLQITDQVALLRLTWSELFVLNAAQCSMPVHVAPLLAAAGLHAAPMSAERVVSFMDHIRIFQEQVEKLKVLHVDSAEYSCVKAIVLFTSDACGLSDVTHVDDLQEKSQCALEEYIRNQYPNQPNRFGKLLLRLPSLRTVSSSVIEQLFFIRLVGKTPIETLIRDMLLSGSSFNWPYMSMQ; encoded by the exons ATGGCAATGGTAACGTGGAGAAACGGCGAGGACGATGTCGCCCGCGACTCTAAAGGCGGAATCTCTTCCCCCGTCTCACAAGTCGGACCGTTATCCCTCTCTACCGACCTAACGGGACACCTCAATCCCATATCCTCTCTGGATATCCCCTCAACACATCAGACACACCAAAGCGCTCATTCAAGCAATACATCTCATTCTATCACTAGCCAAACGTGGACTAACTCCGTGGACAAACAACAGCCGCAGCAGATCGAGTGTGTGGTGTGCGGGGATAAATCCAGCGGGAAGCACTATGGCCAGTTGACATGTGAGGGGTGTAAGAGCTTCTTCAAACGGAGCGTCAGACGGAACCTCTGCTACACCTGCCGCGCTAGCAGGAACTGTCCCATTGatcaacaccacaggaaccaatGCCAGTACTGCCGCCTCAAGAAATGTGTCAAAGTGGGAATGCGGAGAGAAGGTAACCAAGCTTCTCATCTCCCTTTAG CCGTTCAGAGAGGGAGGATGCTCCCTACTCAACCGTACCACGGTCAGTTCTCCATTACCAACGGAGACCCTCTCCAATGCCACTCCTACCTATCTGGATACATCTCCCTGCTCATGCGAGCCGAGCCCTACCCCACATCCAGATACAGCACGCAGTGTATGCAGTCCAACAACCTGGTGGGGATCGAGAACATCTGTGAGCTGGCCGCCCGGATGCTGTTCTCAGCGGTGGAGTGGGCCCGAAACATCCCCTTCTTCCCTGACCTCCAGATCACCGACCAGGTCGCTCTGCTCCGGCTCACTTGGAGCGAGTTGTTCGTGCTGAACGCGGCCCAGTGCTCAATGCCGGTGCATGTGGCTCCTCTCCTGGCCGCGGCAGGGCTGCATGCCGCCCCCATGTCGGCGGAGAGAGTCGTGTCTTTCATGGACCATATCCGGATCTTCCAGGAGCAGGTGGAGAAGCTGAAGGTTCTGCATGTCGACTCAGCCGAGTACAGCTGCGTAAAGGCTATAGTTCTCTTTACGTCAG ATGCGTGCGGTCTGTCAGACGTGACTCACGTGGACGATCTTCAGGAGAAGTCCCAGTGCGCCCTGGAAGAGTACATCAGGAACCAGTACCCTAACCAACCGAACCGGTTTGGGAAGCTACTACTCCGTCTGCCCTCTCTACGCACCGTCTCCTCGTCCGTTATAGAACAGTTATTCTTCATCCGGTTGGTCGGAAAAAcaccaatagaaactctcattagGGATATGCTGCTTTCCGGAAGCAGTTTTAATTGGCCTTACATGTCGATGCAGTAG
- the LOC120037844 gene encoding COUP transcription factor 2-like isoform X2: protein MAMVTWRNGEDDVARDSKGGISSPVSQVGPLSLSTDLTGHLNPISSLDIPSTHQTHQSAHSSNTSHSITSQTWTNSVDKQQPQQIECVVCGDKSSGKHYGQLTCEGCKSFFKRSVRRNLCYTCRASRNCPIDQHHRNQCQYCRLKKCVKVGMRREAVQRGRMLPTQPYHGQFSITNGDPLQCHSYLSGYISLLMRAEPYPTSRYSTQCMQSNNLVGIENICELAARMLFSAVEWARNIPFFPDLQITDQVALLRLTWSELFVLNAAQCSMPVHVAPLLAAAGLHAAPMSAERVVSFMDHIRIFQEQVEKLKVLHVDSAEYSCVKAIVLFTSDACGLSDVTHVDDLQEKSQCALEEYIRNQYPNQPNRFGKLLLRLPSLRTVSSSVIEQLFFIRLVGKTPIETLIRDMLLSGSSFNWPYMSMQ, encoded by the exons ATGGCAATGGTAACGTGGAGAAACGGCGAGGACGATGTCGCCCGCGACTCTAAAGGCGGAATCTCTTCCCCCGTCTCACAAGTCGGACCGTTATCCCTCTCTACCGACCTAACGGGACACCTCAATCCCATATCCTCTCTGGATATCCCCTCAACACATCAGACACACCAAAGCGCTCATTCAAGCAATACATCTCATTCTATCACTAGCCAAACGTGGACTAACTCCGTGGACAAACAACAGCCGCAGCAGATCGAGTGTGTGGTGTGCGGGGATAAATCCAGCGGGAAGCACTATGGCCAGTTGACATGTGAGGGGTGTAAGAGCTTCTTCAAACGGAGCGTCAGACGGAACCTCTGCTACACCTGCCGCGCTAGCAGGAACTGTCCCATTGatcaacaccacaggaaccaatGCCAGTACTGCCGCCTCAAGAAATGTGTCAAAGTGGGAATGCGGAGAGAAG CCGTTCAGAGAGGGAGGATGCTCCCTACTCAACCGTACCACGGTCAGTTCTCCATTACCAACGGAGACCCTCTCCAATGCCACTCCTACCTATCTGGATACATCTCCCTGCTCATGCGAGCCGAGCCCTACCCCACATCCAGATACAGCACGCAGTGTATGCAGTCCAACAACCTGGTGGGGATCGAGAACATCTGTGAGCTGGCCGCCCGGATGCTGTTCTCAGCGGTGGAGTGGGCCCGAAACATCCCCTTCTTCCCTGACCTCCAGATCACCGACCAGGTCGCTCTGCTCCGGCTCACTTGGAGCGAGTTGTTCGTGCTGAACGCGGCCCAGTGCTCAATGCCGGTGCATGTGGCTCCTCTCCTGGCCGCGGCAGGGCTGCATGCCGCCCCCATGTCGGCGGAGAGAGTCGTGTCTTTCATGGACCATATCCGGATCTTCCAGGAGCAGGTGGAGAAGCTGAAGGTTCTGCATGTCGACTCAGCCGAGTACAGCTGCGTAAAGGCTATAGTTCTCTTTACGTCAG ATGCGTGCGGTCTGTCAGACGTGACTCACGTGGACGATCTTCAGGAGAAGTCCCAGTGCGCCCTGGAAGAGTACATCAGGAACCAGTACCCTAACCAACCGAACCGGTTTGGGAAGCTACTACTCCGTCTGCCCTCTCTACGCACCGTCTCCTCGTCCGTTATAGAACAGTTATTCTTCATCCGGTTGGTCGGAAAAAcaccaatagaaactctcattagGGATATGCTGCTTTCCGGAAGCAGTTTTAATTGGCCTTACATGTCGATGCAGTAG